DNA from Elusimicrobiota bacterium:
AAAATATTTAAACTATTATTCTCTATATTTCAAAAACGTAAAGCACGTTTTCAGGACTTTTAAGTCATGCGGCGAAGATATTTCCTATCATTTTTTTATTCCTGATAATTATAAAGCTGCAATCGTTCTGGTGCACGGCTACCTTGAACATGTCGGCCTTTCTAAGAATTTAATCGGCAATTTAATCGGGCAAAAATATGCCGTTGCAGCCTATGACAACCGCGGCCACGGGCTTTCAGGCGGCACAAGAGCCGGTGTAGAAAACTTCAACCAGTACAATGAGGTTTTAAAGGATTTTCTGGTTCTGGCGCAGAATAACCTGCACGGCCCCTTTCATTTAATATCACACAGTATGGGCGGGGCGGTTTCGATAAACTATCTTTTAAACCGGGAAAAAGATATCTTCGATAAAATCCTGCTTATTGCGCCTTTAGTGCATCCTGTGGCGTGGATCCAGACAAATATTATTTATTTTGTTTTAAAGAATTTCGTTAAAAGCGTGCGCAGGAACCTGGCAGACGGCACTTCTGATAAGGCCTTTGTAAAATTCTTTAAAAACGATCCGCTTGTGCCCGGAAGAATTCCTGTAAGCTGGGTAAAGGCGCTCCTGGAATGGAACAAGAATATGCTTGCCAGGAATCCTTTAGCTAGGAAGATAAAAGTCGTGCAAGGTACGAAAGACCATGTTGTGGACTGGAAATACAACCTGGAATTTATAAAAAGTAAATTTACCGCTGTTGAAATAGAATTAATAGAAAATGCGGACCACAATCTTTGCAACGAAACCGAACCATTCCGCAAAATGACCCTGGCTATTATAAATTCGTACTTTGCCCCTAAATAAAAACTAAAATGAAAAAGGTATTTCCTTGTTGGAAAGTGCAATATTATGATATTTCAACGCTGTGCTGGCGTACTATTCCAAAGGATTACACGAGTGTGAAGCTGGCCGAAACGGTAGCCAAAAGACTTCCGGTACCAAAAGTTCGCTTGATGCAAATAGAGGGTAAGGACAAAACCCTCATTTTGCCTGAAATAAAGAAATAGTTGAAAAATATTAGTAAAAGGAGCTTTTATGGCCACTACTGAAACTTTAAAAAATGAGAGAATGGAGACGTTATTCCTGCTGACGTTGCTGGCGACATTGGTGCAAGCGGGATTCATTTTATGGGATTTGGTTACGCTGTTTCCGGCAGTGGAAAAGCTTCTCGGGCTTGCAAAGCCAAATACGATTTACGCTTCAGCCCTAATGAGCAACCTCTACCTCGCCCTCCTTGGCGCCTACGCCGGCTATAAAGAATTCCAACGGTGGACCGACTCCGCACAACCTCAGGATCTGCCCGATGCGCAAACAACCCGCTTCAAACGCGGGGAACTTATAGTTTCTTCCTGGATCATACTTGCTATCTTTGCTATCGCGCTATGGCAGTTACAGCTTATCAGCCGGCTGCCAAACGAATTATTCCGCACCGCCTTCCAATCTTTCGGCATACTTTTCGGCACTTACGCTTCAAAAGGTCTATTTTCAAAAGCAAAATCAAAAGACACTAAAATAGCTCAAGACAGCACGCAGAAAGTTATTGATTACGTTAAATCAAACGGTTCTATTGATACCGAAACCTGCCAGAAATTCTGTTTGATAAGCAGGTTCCGGGCTTACCGCCTTTTGAAACGGCTTGAATCTGAAGGAACTCTTAAGAAAGAAGGCGCTGGAAAGCGCGCCAGGTATGTCTTAGCAACCGCACAATAGCGCACATAACCGCACAGAAACCGCACATAACCGCACATTCAAATATAAATCTCAGGCAATAAAACCTTTTTAGTATGTGCGCGCGCTCAAATACCCTGATATACACTTCAAATCCGCCTCCTAAATTAGTATAATCTCTCCAATGGAATTAAAACAATTAGGCTGGAAGGAATTTTTTGAGAAACATTTTAATGAAGTAAAAACCGAAGGGGTTTTTCCTGCAAGAGTTATAACATCCCAAAGAGAAATATACTGCATTCACGGCAGTTTCGGAGAACTTAGGGCTGAACTTACCGGGAAACTCCGTTTTAACGCCGCATCTCTAAGCGAACTGCCTGTTGTAGGAGACTGGGTAATAGCCAGAATGTCCCGGGATTTAGCAATAATTGAAAGCATCCTTCCGAGATTCAGCAAACTTTCCAGAAAAGTAATCGGCAGTACAACCAAAGAACAAGTATTGGTATCCAATATAGACACCATATTTTTGGTAAACGGCCTTGATGGGGATTATAACCTGCGGCGCATTGAGCGCTACCTCGCTGTTATCAACGATAGCGGCACAAAACCGGTTATCCTGCTCAACAAAACTGACGCCTGTTCTGATTTTAAAGAAAAACTAACGGAAGTAGAGGCCATCGCGTCCGGCGCCCCTGTCTACGCTTTAAGTGCAGTTAATAATGAAGGCATTGAAAACTTAAAGAACTATATTAAAAAAGAAGAAACAATAGCTTTCATTGGTTCTTCAGGCGCGGGAAAATCAACGATAATTAACTGCCTTCTAGGCAAAGAAAGGCAGAAAGTCGGCACAGTCCGTGAATACGATGACCGCGGGAAACATGTAACGACCAGCAGGGAACTGATAATTCTTCCCGATGGCGGGATTGTCATTGATAATCCGGGTTTGCGGGAAATTCAAATGTGGGCCGAGGAATCTACCCTGGACAAGACCTTTACCGACATAGACGCTTTTGCGCTAAATTGCAAATTCGGAGATTGCGCTCATACAAATGAACCTGAATGCGCAATTAAAGGTGCAATAGAAAAAGGCGAGCTGGATCAAAAAAGGTTTGACAGCTATCTAAAATTGCAGAAAGAAATCCGGAACCTGGTTACCCGGAAACAAAAAGTAAAAGCTCTTAATGAAAAAATAGTAACCGAAAAAA
Protein-coding regions in this window:
- a CDS encoding alpha/beta hydrolase translates to KYLNYYSLYFKNVKHVFRTFKSCGEDISYHFFIPDNYKAAIVLVHGYLEHVGLSKNLIGNLIGQKYAVAAYDNRGHGLSGGTRAGVENFNQYNEVLKDFLVLAQNNLHGPFHLISHSMGGAVSINYLLNREKDIFDKILLIAPLVHPVAWIQTNIIYFVLKNFVKSVRRNLADGTSDKAFVKFFKNDPLVPGRIPVSWVKALLEWNKNMLARNPLARKIKVVQGTKDHVVDWKYNLEFIKSKFTAVEIELIENADHNLCNETEPFRKMTLAIINSYFAPK
- the rsgA gene encoding ribosome small subunit-dependent GTPase A yields the protein MELKQLGWKEFFEKHFNEVKTEGVFPARVITSQREIYCIHGSFGELRAELTGKLRFNAASLSELPVVGDWVIARMSRDLAIIESILPRFSKLSRKVIGSTTKEQVLVSNIDTIFLVNGLDGDYNLRRIERYLAVINDSGTKPVILLNKTDACSDFKEKLTEVEAIASGAPVYALSAVNNEGIENLKNYIKKEETIAFIGSSGAGKSTIINCLLGKERQKVGTVREYDDRGKHVTTSRELIILPDGGIVIDNPGLREIQMWAEESTLDKTFTDIDAFALNCKFGDCAHTNEPECAIKGAIEKGELDQKRFDSYLKLQKEIRNLVTRKQKVKALNEKIVTEKRISKAIKQIKKHKNKYEF